A stretch of DNA from Kwoniella mangroviensis CBS 8507 chromosome 1 map unlocalized Ctg01, whole genome shotgun sequence:
cgaggatgaagaagaactggtcgatgagatggagaaacTGGCCGATGAAGGGGTGATTGAGTTCTATAATGAATTCATGGAGAAATTACCTAGAGTCGACCAATTCTGTCTAGCTATGAAgagtgatgtgagtgatttgatcgtGATTCACGCTCGAACCCAATATATTCCCTCCTCGTAtatgtatgctgatgatgctgataggTTATGTTCGCTGTTCACGGTAACGGACTATCCCATCAATTATGGATGAAACCAGGTTCAGCCGTGATGGAAATCATGCCTGTGACAGGGTTCGCAAGGGATTATGCTATCTTGGgtgaaatgatgaatcatGAGTACTATGCTATTCATCATAATGAGACTTTCCCAGTTGAGAAGTAAGTCGGTCAGATTCTtgcatcttcactttcagtTCAGCTCAATTCAATTCCCTCCGGAAAAGTCATGAATGCTAATGATGAAACGTGGTGCATAgatggaggaaagaaaaTGGTTATGGTGTTGATCAAGGACCGGATTTCCATTCCTCTCGAATAACCGTAAGTCATCAATAATCATTCTGGTATCATCCGGAGAGATCATCTATAATGTTGAGAACAATATTCTGATGATGAACTTAATCAACAACAGATCGACGGTAAATTCATGGCAGGTATGGTAAGAAAGTTAGTTTCCACCAGGATAAACTTGGTCGAACCTCCTTTACCATGGAAGTGACACCTGTACTTTCATACAAGTCGTTGTAGTACATTAGTCGAGCTGATGAGCAGGTAGTTATCTTTTGGTTGCGGTTGATCTTTGATGTATGGTTTTGACGGACAATCGATCTGGTATTTGCATTTTCACATCTTACATTCATACATCTCATATACACCTTGGCATTCGCATGTATTTTTGGATCTAATCCAAAGCTTGCATTGCATGAGGATGAAAATCTTTAGCGATATCAGTAAGAGCGATACATTTGACAGATTAGTCCTAGGTCAGTGAAGTGACTGAACATCCGCTCTATTCGCTCTCTCTCCGTGTATCATATCACAAGAGTCAATCATGGTGTCATCATGCTCGTTGGTGGAACTCTTGCAGTGATCGATGAACCTTGAGCATCTGGCTTgcaggagagaagaaaggtttgatcATGCGTTAAAAAGGTAATACATCTCCCCTCACTTGATTTTCGTGATGAAATATGTATCATGTTACATCCCCTAAAGAGCTAGCCTAAAATCCTAAACCTAACCTAAACCTAAGAATCTAAAAGTTGTTTATTTCTTGGTAGCAGCGGCCTTGGCTTTGAGAACTCTCTTGACGATGGTAGCTTCCTCGATCAAGAACGCTCGGGTGATTCTGTGGGTGCGTATTGTGTTGATTTTTGGTAAATTGCGAGGTGCAATGTACAGTGGAGGTATCATTGAGGTTGACGTTGACAAGAGTGGGAGTGAATATATGGAATGAAtcgagggaagagagaataGATGATTGTTCACATATCAGCATTGGAACAATTTTCAGCATGCGTGTAAACTTCACTTACCTAGACTTGACACATGGGGCACAGACGGAACCACCGTAAGCTCTGTTAACGCTCTTTTGCCTCTTGGAGAGGGTAGCGTCTGTAAATGAGATAGCAAGTCAGTACACATGATCTCCAGTTTGTCCCATCTCCATTGTAATCCCCATTATCCGCCAATGGATCCACCATTCTCCTTCACTTCCGACATGTGCCAGTCAGTTCATTCCCTCCATGTCCAGCCACGTAATACCCTTTGAAGAAAATAGGAAGCAATACTAACATTGTCGGGGTCGGAGAACGGGGATCTGCAAATGAAAGGACATATCAGTATTTTACTCAAAATAGATCGAATGTTTGGTAAAATCAACTTACACCTGGGAGAGCAAGACCACAGTCACCACATTTAGGGGCGGACTGTCAATACATAGCAACCAAGATATCAGCAAAGTTTCTTCCACCATCTTTATCGTGATCCACAATATCTCCCTCCTAGGTTTATTTCAACTAATCCAGATCCTGATCCGATAGATGATCCTAGCTTTTCATCCGTTCTTCGTCTCTATTTCACCCAAATTCCTTCAATTCCATCGGGAAGCATATTCCTCCGTCTTCTCTCTCCCGTACTACCGCTTTGTCCATACCCAAACCCAGAGCCAAACTCACAGCAAGCTTCTTCAAGTGGTGGACGACCAATTTACCACCGGGTGTCTTGACGACCCTTCGTCTGTTGGAGGTGGTGTTGTATGGTTGGCGCTTTCGGAGGGTGACTCGTTGGGCCATTTTGgatagatgatttgatgacttgaaggatgagagaCTAACAAGAACGAAGATTTATCAATTTGATTTTTGTTATTTGCTCGATTCCTGACTGACTGAGTGACTGAGGATGGCAAtggtacagtacagtacgaGCTCACACCAGCATACAAGCCAAAAGCCAAAAGCTGGAAATCTGAATTACCGAACATATCTCCGAGATCACCAAGCATGGATTCAACGATGTGGCAGTGATCCGGCCCCCGCCCAAGGGACTGCTGACCATCGGCTATAGTCTTAACACCGACGAGCGCGTTCTGGTCTGAACTCCGAATCATCAAGTCCGTAGTTCAACATACCCATACCAAATGCATCTCTCGACTCTCAACAAGGAAGCATGATCGACTTGCAAGTCAATTTCACTTTACGTATGCTATTGCAGGTCGGACAGATCGCTCATCTACAAGCAGTCAACCGTGTCGACATGAGTCATAGACAGATGCATCACAAGTCCATTTCCAGCCAAACCATCCCACAAGCAAGCAAAAGCATATCCTTGCTCAGAGCCCAGTTTGACCCGCCAATGAGCAGATACTATAAAGGAAGAAACAAGTCCAATGGACTCATTTTCATATTTGCAGCTAAGATGAATCTGCAGGTCTAGATATCGTATCGCGGTCGCTGCCCAATCACTATAATCATTATACTTTTCTGCATGTGGTTCATAAGTTTCGTCAAAACAGTTGTAGAATAGATATCTATCTATTTAACTTGTCCGTATATCCAAATATAGAGGCAAAGTAATATTGTCCGTATgtatcaagatgaaaactGATAAATAAaatgtatatgtatgttttTCAATGAATAATGGGgtttgaagagatgaagagctACAACAGGTACAATATGATGGAACAAAAGAACACCCAGAAGAGAAAAATACCCCCAAGGCCCTTCGATATGAGAAACGGCCAACCACTATAAGATCGTCACTACCACCACGACAGCTACTATCCCAGCTATGATGATCAACGGTGTAGAGATTACCGCAGCATATCGGCATTTCCTTACCATCGGATCAGGGTGATATAACCATTTGAACCTACTTCCATTTTCTCCTTCGGTAGTCACAACTTCGGTTGAAGTAGATGGTTCAGGAGAAGGTTTGAGGATTGGCCATCCTCCTACGAACCATAATATCGGTAATATAAATCCAAATATAAATAATATCAGAGGTGTACGAGAAGGTGAACTTGAGGGTTTCGAGGGTAAAGCCTTTTCGAGGTCCGTGGTAGTAGCTTGTCTAGACGATATATCCATTCCCACTAATCCTGAAGAGGCTGAGGATTGATTTGGATCCGTTAAGGACGTATCATTGACAGGTGGATAAGATGGATGTTCGACCATCATTATACTATTGGTATTCGTATTACTCTGAGAGACCAGATCGATACCTATATCTCCCTCCGTAGATACAGGGTAGCAGTAACGGTCGTAATTTAGGTGTGGCTGGGTCTCCTGAGCTAGAGGAGgcggaagtggaagaggaggacatCCAACTCCAACTCTGTCTGATCCTCCTTCTATattcctcctctccctcatcGGGTTGTTGAGCGATGGCGGAGTGGGTCTTCGATATTTCGGAGTAGGCGGTAAGGGAGGAAGGACAGGTCGAAGGTGTGATTTGGGTGTACGTGGTGGAGTGGATGTCGTCACTCCCGTGCCAGTCAGACTGATTGGGGAGAGCGGTAGGGGTGGTAATTCGTGGAGTTGAGGTGTTGTCGTCATCCGAGTAGGAGACATCGAATGTCGTTCGTGTACTCTGTCTTGGGGTGTCAAGGAACCGAGTCTCCGATGGATCTTCAGAGGCGGCGTTCGAAATTGAGATTGGGATAATGAGATCTCCGATAAATCCCAAgatccctcctcctccgcctcctCTGTTGGTTGGTGATCCGACGGTCTTACTCCTACTTCTGTTTCTGTTTCTACTTGTACTTCCAAATCCCCAAACCCACCCTGAAGCCGATGTCGTAGGCGTAGATTCTCGTTGACGTCCTGGTTCTCGTTCGATATCAAGGGAGGTTCGTGGTgtagatgcggatgaggatACAAGATGTCCGAGGGGGTCGAATAACTCTGACGTCGGCAAGGGTTCAAGTATCGATATTCTTTTGCTACTATAAGACATTCTTTTGGCGGCGGAGGGTTGATCTGAGATTTGGGTAATCCAGTTTGGTTGGATATCTCTTCGATTTCCGGTGTGGGGAGGGGAGGGAGTAAAACGAGGTTTGTTTGTATGTCGTTGATAGTCAACGGTATAGATTCCATTgactgatcttgatattgattgttCATTTCGATTTTCCTGCTTTCCTGCTGTTCCTGTTGCTCTGTTTCCCGTAAAGTCATACGGTCGTTTATATTTATCGGTTGGGCGTTGAGCACATCTCCCTCTGCTAAGAAACTCGAAATCTTGTTCCTCGTATTCATGTTCATCGATCGTTGAGGTCCGATCATCCCTGCCTCCCCAAATTGAaaatccacttcctccttgTCATTCTTTGATGATTCATCTATATCTACATCCGCCAATTCATCCTTGAGCCAATTTCCGAGGAAGCCTAATCCCCAATTAGTTGGGGCTGGAGTGGGCGCAGACGTAGATGATCCCGCCAAGGCAATTGGTGTCCCCAATTTTTGTCTTTCCTTGATCCCGCCGATGTTAGCATCGTGTCTTCGGAGGGTACGTCGAGATTGAGACTGAGTATTGATAGTACAGCCAGACTCGGGTCCTTTCTCACTTGATCTCCTAGGTGAGTCGTCTCCCCCCTCTCCAAGTCCAGGTGAGGGAACTCTAGGCGCCATCTGAAAGGTACCAACGGGTAATGGTGCAGAGGGGGTATTCGCATCGAACCATGTACCCTGGTCGAACAAAGGGGATCGAAGCCATGCTTTCTCACTCATCAATTTGGTACCATGCTGTACGCCCTGTTCTAAAGCCAGATCATGTAGACTGGAAGCATAAGAGTACCTGAACGGATTGGAGCTCGCGTAACTTTCGTTGGAATGATTCTCTTCTGATTGACTGTGATGAACGTCGTCAAGGTCCGGTGTCCGATGTTCGAGATCTGACGAGGGAACTGGTGAAGCACCTTGATTTGGGACACTGGCCGGGTTGAATGAGGGAGGTGCGAGCCAAGCGGGAGGCGCAAGGTACGGATCGAAAGCGGAGGCGTTGTCTATGGGTCTAGGAGGTATAGGTGGAGCGAGTGCTCGTTGGGTAGTAGGTGACCAAATGGGTTCACGAGGTTGTTGAGCGCCCGGTCGTTCGCTCCAGGCTTTGACCAATTGATGGTAGAAGTTTGGATCTTCGACATCTCTTGACCCGACACCCTCCAACTGCCTAACGGTGTGAGCAATAGCCACgatcctctttcttctccttttcactttctcaGGTGaatccaatacctcttctgGACCCAATTCGGCGGAGGTGGCACCGGCACCTTCCTCAGAGATTGACGGGACGTAATGTGCGGCGGTACGAAGTTCAACAGTCTCACCTGAGAACGAAGATGCCCAAGAATAGGTCGAGTTGTCCCCGTGACTGTCTACTGAAGAGATATCGTGAGGTAGTGATGGTCTTGCTTTGGATTTGTTGGGAATATGAGGAAGGGGCGGCGAAGGACATCCGAGGGCCAAACCAAGCTGGTTAGGAGTGATCAGAGCTAGATCAGGAGAATTGACATCGGATGGAATGGGTGAAGATAAATCGGGTGTATCGATATCAGTAGGTGTTATGATTTCCATGCGATGAGAAAACCTTCTTTGACGCCGCTGCTGTTcctgttgttgctgtttACTTAGATGTGTATCCTGCTGAACGACAAGTTGAGCAGGTTTCGTCTGAGGTTGACGGCGAGCTAACAGACTTAGAGGTCTCCAACCGATCCTCGAATCCGAATCCGCATTCTCTTTGTCCCTTTCCAGGTGATGAGCCATGGTTtgtctcttcaatcttccaattcgtcTGGCTTCTTCCAGTTTCTGCCTTTCAGCTAATAACATTTTATCTCGTTCTTCCCTCGAAAGTTTCTCTTGGTCGTTCAGATGAAGGTGTGCGAACTCGTTGATATGTTGTTCTTGAAATATCCGGACTGAAGATGGCATCTTCTTGATTCTCGAAAGGGGCATCGATTTTGAGGATGATTCAGTTGGAGGAGGCGAGAgcgagaaagaaggagagggagaaggcgGCAAAGGTGGTAAATTGGTTATATCAGACATTATAGTGGTCATCTTTAGGGATAAAGGTCATTCATTGAAAAGCGGCTGAATCAGACAAAGGAATTTCACATGGATCAGCTTgttatcagcttgatcgtCTCATAGGCGCTCATGTGGTGGAATCGAAGATgccgaggaggaaggtgattcACTCACGTCTCACCACTTGACCGCTTCTCTAACCTTATACCCAACTTGAATCTATCGGAGAGGTTCCGTTTTGACGATTGATTATTGATTATACTgtatgaaatgatgaatcaaAGCTGACGGATGGTGCGAGAGATGGCATAATGTCTTCTGAGCTTATTCGATGACGAGTCTTAGGTATATGTGAACATCAATCGGTAGGTCATTGAATTGAAGGCTGCTTGAGGTGAGACAGGGTACTATATGAATGGTATTATAGGATATGCAGGTGATGCTCCAGGGAGGGTAGCTGCTCGTGGGCGTGTATGTTCGGGTGGTCAATGAGTGTGATGCGGTAAGATGTGGTATGGTTTATTATAGAGtatatgaagaaggatggatgatcaaggaTGGATGTTTCCGCTGTGTTGTATTTGCTTCGGTTGTTTGTGTTTCTCTCTGCTGTCCTCTGTTTCCCgtacctttccctttgaatCGACCCGACTGATTTTACTTTTTATTTCTTCAAAAGGCCCCAAACCCTAAATTACCACAAGGGTCAAGTGGCGACCTATCGTTACATCATCCATGTGAATGTTCCATACACCTGCTTAAGTTACGCTCCCTGGACCATCCGATACGACAATGCACCACGTTCTGCGCATGAGCAGGTGTCTGGATGCACAGAATACTGTGTCGTTTGCATCAGCAATTTACATCATCTCCTGCAGGGGTTCAATACTGAGTCATCCCAATTTCACGGTGAAATCCGGTTCGTTTCGTAGCATAAAAACGACAATAGGATCTGAATcctggaagatgatggtcagTTTGGGCATACCTTGTCTATTACAAGTTCAGCGGGTTCGATCGACTTGAGATATCATCGACAGGGACAATGCTATATGcatctatatatctacaAAAATTAGACTCCATTATAAGATGCTAAGAAAGGGGATGAAACGAAGTACAGTACAAATACCAGTTTCATACCTAGTGCAACCTACTCGAGGGCCGCTTATTACTCCTTCCAGAGCTCTTGATTCTTCTCAGCAAATTTAAAGAACTTTGCCAACCCCACATTATTCTCCACATGTCCTTCTGGATCCTGCGATTTCTCCGGATGAGCTATCCCCAATCCATATAACCCTTTGATTTTCCTGTTTCCATCTATCCTAAACTCGGACGTATCCTGGTCAAAAACCAAACCATCCTGATTGATTTTTTTCCCATCAATGACCATCTTGGGATATGGATTCGGCTGATATCCTATTGCATATATCAAATGCGTACATTCCTTCAGCCGATCTTGATatacttctttctcattgGAGCTGATGTCGATCTGCTCAATaacctcttgatcttgttcagAAGGATTATCCATATGTTCCTTTGACCATTGGGCTGTATCGCCTTTCAATCCAGTATTATCGTATACAATCCCACCGTCATCTTGGTATATCGCATATCTTATCTTACTCCTTGCGAAATTCAGTATCTTCAAGTCCCTTTGTTTCTCTTGATGAATTTCAAACAAATTACGACAGACCAATACGCCAGAATGGGAATTACCTATTACACCCACTACGCTCTTCTTGTCTTTGGGGAAAAGAGCTGGAAGGGTCGATTTGACCATACATCTATCTAGGTCTAGGATCTTGAGGTTGGAGTTGTAagggagatgaaaagatggagtgatggGTTGAGAACCTGTACAGAGGAATATACGAGGGGTGGtaagaggtgatggatggttGTTGAGGCCTACAGACCATGTTGAGCCCTTTGACAATGAGGAAATCGGGGAAGTCAGCTTCCTCTGAATCATCATAGCATTGAAATCTCATGCGAAGTGACAGATAACGTCTACATGTGTATGGAAagagctgactcactttcaaccGAATCTCCTCAACGTCCCCTCTTATCTTTTCCACACCTCCATCCTTcgatataccttcttcgatcatctcgatcatgTCCCCCGCCAAACTCAGCTGACAAGTCTCATCTCtgtctatcttcttcaattccgTCATAGCATTTGGTCCAGGTGTAGTATCGATGATACGTCGACATGTCGCTGATGAATCAACCGCATCGAGGTAGATACCTACTTTCGTGTTTCTGCGGTATCACAGATTGCAATACGTCAATCTCAGTCTGATCTATTTATCCATCCTCTCATATGCTGGATGAAGACTCGACTGAACTCACGATGATATCTCCCTATACAACTCATTCAACCTCCCGCCCTTGAATGACTTATCTATCCAACATACTTTGCTTAGCCCTACATCAAGTAGCGATTTCACCACTGCCAGACCACCGGGTCCTGCACCGATGACGATGGCTTTGTAGGATCTGGACAACATGGCGTCTTCTGATATCGATGGTGGCAGAATGTGTATTGCGTTCAAGTGAACCTGCAGTGATCCGTCGTGCATGCATATGACAGACTGGAATATCTCTCCATGATGGTTTCGAATGTAACGATGGATTATCTTTCCATGACTTTTTCTCTATGATATCATCTCGGTTATCTTTTACTACCATCCTTTGGTCTCCGGTGGCgactgatgatgaatgcACGATTACGAGTAATCGTAAACAATCGTGCGACTACCACGCGGTTCTCTCCCTGAATAACACAACATACCGCGAACAGAGTAAATCTCAAATCTCATCTCTGATATCTcactcctctcttctccattcgTCCTACACTGCACTGTGCACGAGTATCACAATGTATCCTCCACGCTCGCCcgacagagagagagatatcGACCGAGACCGAGATAGAGAATGgaattcaagatcaagacaaggatggtcaaaccaacctcctcaaccaaCATCACTACCTCCCCCGCACGGTGGATGGGGTAACAACTATATCAATAACAACCCGTATAATCCAGGTCCGAGTTCATCAAGGAGAAGTAGGAGTCCAGAGGGAGATAGGAGTAGACAGAATAGTGTAGGTGGTAGATCAGGATATAGACCAGTCGAGTAAGTGCAATATAATGTACATCCTTTATCGTTCTCAATACCTTTGACAAATACTGACAAGAGACAATTTGGAATCTCAGCACCTACTTACCTCAATCGGAATCACACGAGCCGGGACAAATCTCATCTCCAAACATGAATCAACAGCCCGTAGCATCCGTTTTCCCACCTCGTGATCCGAGAGCACCACCTACAGGACCTTCCAATCGAAGTGCACCTCTACAGCCTCAACCTTATCGACCAGGTGGTCCGGCTGTAAGGAAAGTCTCGGCGGATAGACCGAATGATGGAGGTAGATCGCCTTTGCCTGTTGGTCCTTCTgcatctggatctggatctggggCTTCGTCAAGGGATGTGTTGACGCCTAGTAATGGTTCTGTAATGGGTGCTTTGGACAATTTctcaaagtgagtgaatcgGTTCTCAATAGTTGTATCGTCGCCCTCTCATATACCGGCGTAAGTCTCTGGATTGTGTGAAACGAATCAGCTAAAgcatctcttctcatcagAACAATGCATTCAGCTCTTATGGTCACCTCTCAGCATGCTCTCGCTCGAAAACATTTAGAAAGACTATCCACATTTGAACATCGAAACCCCAATTCAGTAGCGTTGGAAGAGGCCGATAGGCGAGTCGTCAAAGCTCAAAAGGTCGTAGATGAAGTCATGATTGGTCTGCAGAATAGTTTCACTGAGTTGATAAAGAGGACCCTCGGTACGATCGGGACTTCGTCTGAAGCTATTAGTAAGCTGGAGTTGGATGGTCtgagagagaggatgaggaagatcgaaGAGCAAACTTTAATATCGAGAGCTACCGAACAACCCATAATAGATCAATCTCGTCATCAACCACCTCCGCCACCTTCATCCAGCTcacttccaccaccatcgCCTCCGCCAAGTGAAGAACCTCCTCGACCACGTACTCCCTCCGCACCCCCTCCGCCTTTACCAGAAAATACAGAgtcagatcaagatcagtcAGCTACGTTGacgagagaagagaagaaacgCAGAGTAGGAGAGGTATTCAATAGTATAGTGGATAGGTTGGATGCtctggaagatatgatcaATGGGTTTGATTCTAGGATAGACGATGTGGAAACTAATTTACTGAGTGTGGAGAATGAGACGGacgagaaggagatcaagaaggataagaagaagagattcgCTACTTgggaagatgttgagagtAGGAGGGATCCGAACATCAATagaagtaagaagagaaaacagagagaaggtgaagagggcGAAGTCGCAGGACCTACAACATCAAACTCGcaagacgatgaagacaTCGACATGGCTGGAGCGACCGGCAACCATCAGCTGGTAGAGAAATTGCAGAAAGATATTGAAAGATTATCGAATGAAGTCCAGGTGCTACAAAATCAGTTATCTAATTCATCTGGACCAGCCATACCCGCACCTTCGATCAATAACACCAGCACCGCTCTTGCAAGTGTGATGAACAGACTCAACCCTGGGGACAAAGTGCCAACGAGCAATGCTCCCGCTGCTGGTACAGCTTCTCTAGGCGCTATGCTGCAAACCCTTAATTCGGAAAGACAGCATATGATCACGGATGGGAATGCGAACATATTGATTGCTGGTCCACCTCAATTGGACGATCTTAAAGTGGAAGTTGGGAAGTTATCTGAACAGGTCAAAATACTGCAGACTCAATCTTCTACTCGCAAGCTGGATGGGAATGCCTCCTCAGTGGTCAATGGTGGTCAACAGTCTAACCATACCTTTCTCGAGAATACAATCAACAAGTTGAGATCCGATGTGAAAGTACTGTTAGACGATAAAGAAAGTCGCTTGGGTATTTTCGAGAAGATATCGTCGGGGTTGAATAGCTTGGCGGACAACATTCAAAGATGCAAGAATGATTATACAATTCTTAACGATACTCAAAGAGCTTCCGCAGCTACAATCTTGTTACATACGGAAAATATCAAGATAATTCAGAACGATATCAAACAACTAAGAACCCAATCGCAAACACAATCTGGTATTACCAGTACCAATATTGATATGGCAAAGGATAAGGAGATcaaagaattgaaagaggCTGTGAAAGTCTTACAAGATGGTTTGAAAGAAATGAGACAAGGTAGAGAGGAATGGACCAAAGAGGTCATGAAAGCTTGTTTGGATGCcgtgaaagaggagaatgagagtaGGAAAGATGATTACGCCAAGATTGCcaggagggtgagtgatgagtttCCCATTCCGAAAGAATGGAATCAGACATTCTCTATGTTTAACCGAGAGAGACGTAGACTAAGTTTGTACTGTTCTCGACGTGAATAGGAAATTCGAAATACCGTTAGAGAATTCATGACCAAACGAGCCTCTTCTACTCCCGGCGTATCTTCTGCATCCTCATCACAACCTtcgaatcgatcgatatccgAACCTGTCAGGGATGCTACCATTGGATCACCGGCTGTACAGCCTATGTCGATATCACCACAACCCAACTCCACTCTCGATCCTGTGCAAGCTCAGCACAGCCCAATGTATCATATCCTACAATAGCGATCTACGATGGCAACACCCACCCACCTCAGGGAACTTCAAATCCACTGGCATCAAGGATCAACAATACCGCAGCCACAGCTGTTGATGGTCTTTCGAGACCGACATTGTCAGATAGAATTACCACTGATCAACCTCCCACGCAGGGGTTACAAGCTAGATTCACTGGTGGGGCTGCTGATGGCATGGATATTGATGGCAATTAATCAGTCCTTGGTACAACCAAATTATCATAAAGGTCATACGTTTACGTGTTTGTTTGTACAATGCAT
This window harbors:
- a CDS encoding 60S ribosomal protein eL34; translation: MAQRVTLRKRQPYNTTSNRRRVVKTPGGKLVVHHLKKLASAPKCGDCGLALPGIPVLRPRQYATLSKRQKSVNRAYGGSVCAPCVKSRITRAFLIEEATIVKRVLKAKAAATKK